A DNA window from Oncorhynchus tshawytscha isolate Ot180627B linkage group LG13, Otsh_v2.0, whole genome shotgun sequence contains the following coding sequences:
- the LOC112265109 gene encoding leucine-rich repeat and fibronectin type III domain-containing protein 1-like protein, translating to MRALAAGSWTTPSGGFASASLRSLAMEHLLLCLALLAAPVATMLCPKRCTCQNLMPSYTVLCAKTGLLFVPPNIDRQTAELRLMDNFITTLRHRDFANMSSLIHLTLSRNTISQIKPYAFADLQDLHALHLDANRLTTLDDTHFQGLVNLRHMILANNQLHSISEGAFQDFLETLEDLDLSYNNLVNIPWETIGLLASVNTLSLDHNLIEMVPEGIFSNLHKLARLDMTSNKLKKIPPDPLFLRIPVYAKLKGSPLTSLVLSFGGNPLHCNCELVWLRRLTREDDLETCASPRELAGKYFWTIREEEFVCEPPMITRHTSKMFVMEGQEVSLRCKSVGDPEPSTHWVSPEGKLIGNTSRTICYENGSLDILTTTVKDSGKFTCIASNAAGEATAPVELVVNPSPHFDPKLEPEPGPSDIPTSIKSNASGGHARTDHQRVSVSELSSTSVTIRWPPQDHIPGVRMYQIQYNSSSDDILIYRMIPASHKFFLLSDLATQRDYDLCVLAVYDDGVTALTGTRLVGCVAFTTEREYRQCRSLHDQFLGGTMIIVIGGIIVASVLVFIFILLMKYKLHSNHYKQKAAHVSNVCSQTNGGHAAGGGGPPIPPSSSGSANKPMPPGPVDRVGHEGPHQASEGGFGGPLKGTTVVDLNPDYGKSVKDEDAISQ from the exons GAGCCTAGCCATGGAGCACCTGCTCCTGTGCCTGGCCCTCCTCGCTGCGCCCGTCGCCACCATGCTGTGCCCCAAGCGCTGCACCTGCCAGAACCTAATGCCCTCCTATACTGTTCTCTGCGCCAAGACAGGCCTGCTCTTCGTGCCGCCAAACATTGACCGGCAGACTGCCGAGCTGCGCCTCATGGACAACTTCATAACCACCCTTCGTCACCGTGACTTTGCCAACATGAGCAGCCTCATCCACCTGACGCTGTCGCGCAATACCATTAGCCAGATCAAGCCGTATGCCTTCGCCGACCTGCAGGACCTGCACGCCCTGCACCTGGACGCCAACCGGCTCACCACGCTGGACGACACCCATTTCCAGGGCCTGGTCAACCTCAGGCACATGATCCTGGCCAACAACCAGCTGCACAGCATCTCAGAGGGGGCCTTCCAGGACTTCCTGGAGACCCTAGAAGACCTGGACCTGTCCTACAACAACCTGGTGAACATTCCCTGGGAGACCATTGGCCTGCTGGCCAGTGTCAACACCCTCAGTCTGGACCACAACCTCATAGAGATGGTCCCCGAGGGCATCTTCTCCAACCTGCACAAGCTGGCGCGTCTAGACATGACCTCCAACAAGCTGAAGAAAATCCCTCCAGATCCCCTGTTCCTGAGGATCCCAGTGTACGCTAAGCTGAAAGGTTCTCCACTCACATCCCTGGTGCTGAGCTTTGGTGGGAACCCGCTGCACTGTAACTGTGAGCTAGTGTGGCTGAGGAGGCTAACCAGGGAAGACGACCTGGAGACCTGCGCCTCCCCCCGAGAGCTCGCCGGCAAGTATTTCTGGACCATCCGTGAGGAGGAGTTTGTGTGCGAGCCACCCATGATCACGCGGCACACCTCCAAGATGTTTGTGATGGAGGGTCAGGAGGTGAGCCTGCGCTGTAAGTCAGTGGGCGACCCAGAACCTTCCACGCATTGGGTCAGCCCCGAGGGGAAGCTGATTGGGAACACGTCTCGCACCATCTGCTATGAGAACGGCTCGTTGGACATCCTCACCACCACTGTGAAGGACTCTGGGAAGTTCACATGCATCGCATCCAACGCCGCCGGCGAGGCCACGGCGCCCGTGGAGCTGGTGGTTAACCCCTCTCCACACTTTGACCCCAAGCTGGAGCCCGAGCCTGGCCCCTCTGACATCCCCACCTCCATCAAGTCCAACGCCAGCGGGGGCCACGCCCGCACCGACCATCAGAgggtcagtgtgtcagagctGAGCTCGACCTCGGTCACCATCCGATGGCCCCCTCAGGACCACATTCCGGGGGTCCGTATGTACCAGATCCAGTACAACAGCTCCTCCGACGACATCCTCATATACAG gatgatCCCTGCGTCTCATAAGTTCTTCCTACTCAGTGACTTGGCCACTCAACGGGATTATGACCTGTGTGTGCTGGCGGTGTACGACGATGGCGTCACGGCCCTAACCGGCACCCGCCTGGTGGGCTGCGTGGCTTTCACCACAGAGCGCGAGTACCGTCAGTGCCGCTCCCTCCACGACCAATTCCTGGGCGGAACCATGATCATCGTGATCGGCGGTATCATAGTGGCGTCCGTGCTTGTCTtcatcttcatcctcctcatgaaATACAAGCTACACAGCAACCATTACAAGCAGAAGGCGGCACATGTCAGCAACGTGTGCTCTCAGACCAACGGAGGCCACGCGGCGGGCGGGGGAGGCCCTCCCATCCCCCCTTCCTCCTCAGGCTCGGCTAATAAGCCCATGCCTCCTGGCCCAGTGGACAGGGTAGGGCACGAGGGACCCCATCAGGCCTCGGAAGGAGGCTTCGGAGGGCCCTTGAAAGGGACCACCGTAGTGGACTTGAACCCAGACTACGGGAAGTCAGTGAAGGACGAGGATGCTATATCACAATAA